A region of Lycium barbarum isolate Lr01 chromosome 1, ASM1917538v2, whole genome shotgun sequence DNA encodes the following proteins:
- the LOC132601724 gene encoding probable serine/threonine-protein kinase WNK3 isoform X1 yields MQQDSASEQEPDDSESEPEFVELDPTARYGRYKEVLGKGAFKKVYRAFDELEGIEVAWNQVKVADLLRNSVDLERLYSEVHLLKTLKHKNIIKFYHSWVDSKNENINIITEIFTSGTLRQYRKKHKKVDVRALKNWSRQILEGLSYLHGHDPPIIHRDLKCDNIFINGNQGEVKIGDLGLAAILCKARAAHSVIGTPEFMAPELYEEEYNELVDIYAFGMCLLELVTFEYPYVECANAAQIYKKVTAGIKPASLAKVKDPSVKTFIEKCIAEASERLPAKELLMHPFLLSDEDSGNVGRSLSFNSRHADISDDHSDSGKSTKDPLPEGGRDFTVQGQRKDLNTVFLKLRITDSTGHIRNIHFPFDIEVDTANAVASEMVEELDLTDQDVSAIAEMIDSEIRSYIPDWAPRENSNHITDEVASDSCTSGVRDGVSPLTIDPAHSGSLVLERLPSGRTYWSDSPKTASNASSPLRPGPSNTSQTNSPTRESSWTEENEESPVILREGHEDYETEAYMDDDAGVHHDSDFCDNDHSADSSYASKPHSSEERNNIISNNYSADIRQIAEELEKLHDQQQKELNDLKKKHHSVISDLLSKLPPEVRGIYGHKISSLNGCCSTYPEDSSSSLKM; encoded by the exons ATGCAGCAGGATTCAGCGTCGGAACAGGAACCGGACGATTCTGAATCTGAACCTGAGTTTGTCGAGCTCGATCCCACTGCCAGATACGGCCgg TACAAAGAGGTTTTGGGAAAAGGAGCTTTCAAGAAAGT TTACCGAGCATTTGATGAATTGGAGGGGATTGAAGTAGCTTGGAACCAGGTTAAAGTGGCTGATCTCTTGAGGAATTCTGTGGACTTGGAGCGTCTGTATTCTGAAGTTCATTTGCTTAAAACCCTCAAGCACAAGAATATCATAAAATTCTACCACTCGTGGGTTGACTCAAAGAatgagaatatcaacatcattacTGAAATTTTCACTTCCGGGACTTTAAGACA GTACCGTAAAAAACATAAGAAGGTTGATGTGAGAGCACTTAAGAATTGGTCTAGGCAGATATTGGAGGGTCTCTCATATCTACATGGTCATGACCCTCCAATTATTCATCGCGATCTTAAGTGTGATAACATTTTTATCAATGGTAACCAAGGGGAGGTTAAGATTGGTGACTTGGGACTCGCTGCAATTCTTTGCAAGGCCCGTGCTGCTCATAGTGTCATTG GTACACCAGAATTCATGGCGCCAGAACTTTATGAAGAGGAATACAATGAGCTAGTAGATATCTATGCCTTTGGTATGTGTCTGCTGGAGCTTGTGACTTTTGAGTATCCTTATGTTGAGTGTGCCAACGCTGCTCAAATATATAAGAAAGTGACAGCA GGAATTAAGCCTGCCTCATTGGCAAAAGTGAAGGATCCAAGTGTTAAAACCTTCATAGAAAAATGTATCGCGGAAGCTTCTGAGCGATTGCCTGCTAAGGAACTATTGATGCACCCCTTTCTCCTTTCAGATGAGGATTCTGGAAACGTAGGTCGGTCTTTGAGCTTCAATTCCAGACATGCAG ATATAAGTGATGATCACTCTGATAGTGGAAAAAGTACAAAGGACCCTTTGCCCGAGGGAGGGAGAGATTTCACAGTGCAGGGTCAAAGGAAGGACCTAAATACAGTATTTCTGAAACTTCGAATAACTGATTCAACAG GTCATATTAGGAACATTCACTTCCCCTTTGATATTGAAGTTGATACGGCTAATGCTGTTGCTAGTGAAATGGTCGAAGAGCTGGACCTGACAGATCAGGATGTTTCAGCAATAGCAGAAATGATTGATTCTGAGATTCGGTCATACATCCCAGATTGGGCACCAAGAGAAAACTCTAATCACATTACTGATGAAGTTGCTTCCGATAGCTGTACTTCTGGAGTCCGAGATGGTGTTTCCCCCTTAACAATTGATCCTGCTCATTCGGGCAGTCTTGTGTTGGAAAGACTTCCTTCAGGTAGAACGTACTGGTCTGATTCACCGAAAACGGCCAGTAATGCCAGCTCTCCACTCAGACCAGGGCCTTCAAACACGTCACAGACCAATTCACCAACTCGTGAAAGTAGCTGGACAGAAGaaaatgaagaatcacctgtcaTCCTGAGAGAGGGACACGAAGATTATGAAACTGAGGCTTACATGGATGATGATGCCGGTGTTCACCATGATTCTGACTTTTGTGACAATGATCATTCTGCGGATTCTAGTTATGCAAGCAAGCCTCATTCATCAGAGGAAAGAAATAACATCATCAGCAACAACTACTCAGCTGATATCAGACAAATCGCTGAGGAACTCGAGAAGCTGCATGATCAGCAGCAAAAGGAGCTAAATGATCTCAAGAAGAAACATCACTCAGTTATCTCAGATCTTCTAAGCAAGCTTCCTCCTGAGGTCCGTGGCATTTATGGTCACAAAATATCTTCCCTTAATGGTTGCTGCTCTACTTATCCTGAAGACTCAAGTTCCTCTTTAAAGATGTAA
- the LOC132601724 gene encoding probable serine/threonine-protein kinase WNK3 isoform X2, translating to MQQDSASEQEPDDSESEPEFVELDPTARYGRYKEVLGKGAFKKVYRAFDELEGIEVAWNQVKVADLLRNSVDLERLYSEVHLLKTLKHKNIIKFYHSWVDSKNENINIITEIFTSGTLRQYRKKHKKVDVRALKNWSRQILEGLSYLHGHDPPIIHRDLKCDNIFINGNQGEVKIGDLGLAAILCKARAAHSVIGTPEFMAPELYEEEYNELVDIYAFGMCLLELVTFEYPYVECANAAQIYKKVTAGIKPASLAKVKDPSVKTFIEKCIAEASERLPAKELLMHPFLLSDEDSGNVDISDDHSDSGKSTKDPLPEGGRDFTVQGQRKDLNTVFLKLRITDSTGHIRNIHFPFDIEVDTANAVASEMVEELDLTDQDVSAIAEMIDSEIRSYIPDWAPRENSNHITDEVASDSCTSGVRDGVSPLTIDPAHSGSLVLERLPSGRTYWSDSPKTASNASSPLRPGPSNTSQTNSPTRESSWTEENEESPVILREGHEDYETEAYMDDDAGVHHDSDFCDNDHSADSSYASKPHSSEERNNIISNNYSADIRQIAEELEKLHDQQQKELNDLKKKHHSVISDLLSKLPPEVRGIYGHKISSLNGCCSTYPEDSSSSLKM from the exons ATGCAGCAGGATTCAGCGTCGGAACAGGAACCGGACGATTCTGAATCTGAACCTGAGTTTGTCGAGCTCGATCCCACTGCCAGATACGGCCgg TACAAAGAGGTTTTGGGAAAAGGAGCTTTCAAGAAAGT TTACCGAGCATTTGATGAATTGGAGGGGATTGAAGTAGCTTGGAACCAGGTTAAAGTGGCTGATCTCTTGAGGAATTCTGTGGACTTGGAGCGTCTGTATTCTGAAGTTCATTTGCTTAAAACCCTCAAGCACAAGAATATCATAAAATTCTACCACTCGTGGGTTGACTCAAAGAatgagaatatcaacatcattacTGAAATTTTCACTTCCGGGACTTTAAGACA GTACCGTAAAAAACATAAGAAGGTTGATGTGAGAGCACTTAAGAATTGGTCTAGGCAGATATTGGAGGGTCTCTCATATCTACATGGTCATGACCCTCCAATTATTCATCGCGATCTTAAGTGTGATAACATTTTTATCAATGGTAACCAAGGGGAGGTTAAGATTGGTGACTTGGGACTCGCTGCAATTCTTTGCAAGGCCCGTGCTGCTCATAGTGTCATTG GTACACCAGAATTCATGGCGCCAGAACTTTATGAAGAGGAATACAATGAGCTAGTAGATATCTATGCCTTTGGTATGTGTCTGCTGGAGCTTGTGACTTTTGAGTATCCTTATGTTGAGTGTGCCAACGCTGCTCAAATATATAAGAAAGTGACAGCA GGAATTAAGCCTGCCTCATTGGCAAAAGTGAAGGATCCAAGTGTTAAAACCTTCATAGAAAAATGTATCGCGGAAGCTTCTGAGCGATTGCCTGCTAAGGAACTATTGATGCACCCCTTTCTCCTTTCAGATGAGGATTCTGGAAACGTAG ATATAAGTGATGATCACTCTGATAGTGGAAAAAGTACAAAGGACCCTTTGCCCGAGGGAGGGAGAGATTTCACAGTGCAGGGTCAAAGGAAGGACCTAAATACAGTATTTCTGAAACTTCGAATAACTGATTCAACAG GTCATATTAGGAACATTCACTTCCCCTTTGATATTGAAGTTGATACGGCTAATGCTGTTGCTAGTGAAATGGTCGAAGAGCTGGACCTGACAGATCAGGATGTTTCAGCAATAGCAGAAATGATTGATTCTGAGATTCGGTCATACATCCCAGATTGGGCACCAAGAGAAAACTCTAATCACATTACTGATGAAGTTGCTTCCGATAGCTGTACTTCTGGAGTCCGAGATGGTGTTTCCCCCTTAACAATTGATCCTGCTCATTCGGGCAGTCTTGTGTTGGAAAGACTTCCTTCAGGTAGAACGTACTGGTCTGATTCACCGAAAACGGCCAGTAATGCCAGCTCTCCACTCAGACCAGGGCCTTCAAACACGTCACAGACCAATTCACCAACTCGTGAAAGTAGCTGGACAGAAGaaaatgaagaatcacctgtcaTCCTGAGAGAGGGACACGAAGATTATGAAACTGAGGCTTACATGGATGATGATGCCGGTGTTCACCATGATTCTGACTTTTGTGACAATGATCATTCTGCGGATTCTAGTTATGCAAGCAAGCCTCATTCATCAGAGGAAAGAAATAACATCATCAGCAACAACTACTCAGCTGATATCAGACAAATCGCTGAGGAACTCGAGAAGCTGCATGATCAGCAGCAAAAGGAGCTAAATGATCTCAAGAAGAAACATCACTCAGTTATCTCAGATCTTCTAAGCAAGCTTCCTCCTGAGGTCCGTGGCATTTATGGTCACAAAATATCTTCCCTTAATGGTTGCTGCTCTACTTATCCTGAAGACTCAAGTTCCTCTTTAAAGATGTAA
- the LOC132617095 gene encoding LOW QUALITY PROTEIN: cytochrome P450 71AP13-like (The sequence of the model RefSeq protein was modified relative to this genomic sequence to represent the inferred CDS: deleted 1 base in 1 codon) encodes MGRVFIVPKGAGYYPDHETTKAILDVVRRLYDDRFYTIWGEIPYDTRQTIFKEFNMLCRWDPTHNERVVVNFEKKGSARLSGWFSTTRKHMKKPQWLTDGQWEQLKAYWRTPEFIAEFEQAKTARASQKGGSLHTVGAKSQGHVAKIMKKDTGQMPTQDELFLKTYAKNKKSESDPIEWVENRARNSYNPFMQEVKQYNQTQPDQSSHPPPELEVWLQQLAAASMSFLQQPEANFQPLVLASIFLLLVLRFLFNKNKKRYTKLPPSPPKLPIIGNLHQLGNAPHKSLHCLAKNLGPIMYLKLGEIPTIVVSSASITKEVIRTHDLAFATRPQIYSAKQLLYNWTDIGFAPCGSYWRQMRKICILELLSTKRVQSFSLIREEEVARLVHRITESYPGTTNLSKILALYANNVICRVAFGKIFTEGGDYERHGFHKLLDEFQELLGGLSIGDFFPLIECIIQRLTGLKSRLEDTSSRFDQLLDEIVENHIRSGNEKDHKDIVDVLLEVQQKADLEAPITMENVKAVISDMFAAGTDSTFITLDWAMAELLMNPKAMEIAQTEVRNVEGDRSFVSGSHLPQLNYIKAIIKEVFRLRPLGPLLIPRESTAEITIEGYTIPPKTRFLINAWAIGRDPDIWKNPDVFNPDRFIRKDIDFKGQDFELIPIGVGRRIFPGISFASVNIELALAQLLHSFDWELPPGIEAKHMDTTEAFGISMPRISPLILIAKLHFPGLELKLDSPDFELIIEFSAALDILGEFRQFEYCMHGKYRAAMIRSAFLTPVGNH; translated from the exons ATGGGTCGAGTTTTCATCGTGCCTAAGGGAGCTGG GTACTATCCAGATCATGAAACTACAAAAGCTATACTGGATGTTGTTCGGAGGCTTTATGATGATCGATTTTATACTATATGGGGTGAAATTCCATATGATACTCGACAGACTATATTTAAAGAGTTTAAC ATGTTATGTAGGTGGGATCCAACACACAATGAAAGGGTTGTTGTGAACTTTGAGAAGAAAGGAAGTGCAAGGTTGTCTGGCTGGTTTTCGACGACTAGAAAGCATATGAAGAAGCCCCAATGGCTAACCGACGGACAGTGGGAGCAACTTAAGGCATATTGGCGAACTCCTGAGTTTATCGCCGAGTTTGAGCAGGCAAAGACTGCCCGTGCGTCCCAGAAAGGTGGCTCTTTGCACACTGTAGGTGCAAAAAGTCAGGGTCATGTGGCTAAGATAATG AAAAAGGATACGGGACAGATGCCGACTCAGGATGAGCTATTCCTAAAGACCTACGCAAAAAATAAGAAGTCAGAGTCAGATCCGATTGAATGGGTTGAGAACAGGGCCCGGAATTCTTAc AATCCATTTATGCAAGAAGTAAAGCAATACAACCAAACTCAGCCTGACCAGTCGAGCCATCCTCCACCGGAATTAGAG GTGTGGCTGCAACAATTAGCTGCTG CTTCAATGTCTTTTCTCCAACAGCCTGAGGCAAACTTTCAACCATTAGTCTTAGCATCAATCTTCCTGCTACTTGTTCTGAGGTTCCTCTTTAATAAAAACAAGAAAAGATATACCAAACTCCCCCCAAGCCCTCCAAAGTTACCCATTATTGGCAACCTTCATCAACTAGGAAATGCACCTCACAAGTCCCTGCACTGCCTTGCAAAGAATTTAGGCCCAATCATGTACCTAAAACTCGGCGAAATACCAACAATAGTAGTGTCATCTGCAAGCATAACAAAAGAAGTAATCAGGACTCATGATCTTGCTTTCGCAACTCGGCCTCAGATATATTCAGCCAAACAACTATTATACAATTGG ACTGACATTGGCTTTGCACCATGTGGTTCTTACTGGAGACAGATGCGTAAAATTTGCATACTCGAGCTACTTAGCACAAAGCGAGTGCAATCCTTTTCTCTCATTAGAGAAGAGGAAGTTGCTCGTCTTGTACATCGGATTACAGAATCATACCCTGGCACCACAAACTTAAGTAAAATACTAGCTCTGTATGCAAACAATGTCATTTGTCGTGTTGCTTTTGGGAAGATTTTCACAGAAGGTGGAGATTATGAACGTCACGGGTTTCATAAGTTGCTTGATGAATTCCAGGAACTTCTCGGCGGATTAAGCATTGGAGATTTCTTTCCTTTGATTGAATGTATTATACAGAGACTAACAGGATTGAAATCGAGACTAGAAGACACCTCCAGTCGCTTTGATCAGCTTCTTGATGAGATAGTGGAGAATCACATTAGATCTGGAAATGAGAAAGATCATAAGGATATTGTCGATGTTTTACTTGAAGTACAGCAGAAAGCAGATCTTGAAGCACCTATTACAATGGAAAATGTTAAAGCAGTCATCTCG GACATGTTTGCTGCAGGAACTGATTCAACATTCATTACATTGGATTGGGCAATGGCAGAGCTGTTGATGAATCCAAAAGCAATGGAAATAGCACAAACAGAAGTGAGAAATGTTGAGGGCGATAGAAGCTTTGTGTCAGGAAGCCATTTGCCTCAATTGAACTACATCAAAGCTATCATAAAAGAAGTCTTTCGGTTGCGTCCTCTTGGTCCATTACTAATTCCAAGAGAGTCCACTGCAGAAATTACCATAGAGGGATATACTATTCCTCCCAAAACAAGGTTTTTAATCAACGCGTGGGCTATAGGAAGGGATCCAGATATTTGGAAAAATCCTGATGTATTTAATCCTGATAGATTTATTCGTAAAGACATTGATTTTAAAGGGCAAGATTTTGAGCTTATACCAATTGGCGTTGGTAGAAGAATTTTCCCTGGTATTTCATTTGCTAGCGTGAATATTGAGCTAGCTTTAGCTCAACTTCTTCACAGCTTTGATTGGGAACTTCCCCCAGGTATCGAAGCTAAACATATGGACACGACAGAAGCTTTTGGAATATCAATGCCCAGGATATCTCCTCTTATCCTGATTGCCAAGCTGCACTTTCCTGGATTAGAGCTCAAATTGGACT CACCAGATTTTGAGCTTATAATCGAATTTAGTGCAGCTTTGGATATCTTGGGAGAATTTCGCCAATTTGAATATTGCATGCATGGAAAATACAGAGCTGCTATGATCAGGTCTGCATTTCTAACCCCTGTTGGAAATCACTAA